The Thunnus albacares chromosome 13, fThuAlb1.1, whole genome shotgun sequence genome segment CACAGTTGCAGATATAGAATTCGTAagtattaaccattaataaagccaagaatttaaaatgtacaaCTTATAAACCCTTTAAAAATTAGAAAGAAAAGATTAGAAAGTGGTACCCACTTGGTAATTTGACCAGCTGAGCAAGTGAACAATGAAAGCTGCCTTCGGTTTTTGTAATTAGTTCTCATGAAATACGAAGATTAATAGTCATACCCAAATACCAATAAGGTATTTAGTCAAAATGTTGGGATATTAGATTTCATCAATATCATCCAGATATACATGACACCAACATATTGGTTACTTTTgtgttacaaaacaaacaagaaaatgtcattttgccACTTTCTCCATCTGCATGATCAGTTAAAATTACCAAAAGTATTGAAAACTTGTTTAAACTTTCTGTGATTTATGCATGTGGGTTTGTTTCATTACATAATGTCTCACTaacagtttaaaatataaaacaagcaCATATATTGATATATAGGCTAtcaatgcacacaaacaccatatTGCTAAGCTCGGTATATGGAGAATAACTTCAAAATTGCAGGTAAGGAAATTACCTGACTGATGCAAGCAAGCAAGCACTGATAAAGCGGTATTGATCTGACTATTTTACCATACTGTGTTCTGAGCAATGAAGTCCTGTTTTGAGTACatagatttttatttcataattttagTGTAGATTTTTCCCAAGAATGTAGCTGCAGTGCTGAAGTTACATTTCATGTCATCAAGATTTTGAaaatactgtcagtttttaagaaacacttcatttcttttttttcctaatgtGTATGTAAGTCTAAACCTTACATGTAAacttaaacacacaacatattttgcatttatttctcATAAGTCAGTGAGCAAAACAGTAGAGATGCTGAACTGAACACTACTCACTTACTATACTGAATCCATATTTTCAGTGAGTAGCTGAAATACTGGTGTGAAATATTTGTCTCTCATAATAACCTGACTGATAGGTGGTGACTTTTTAGggcttttattgttgtcatgtttctaccagtaaaataatattttgtagGGATTAGAGGAAGGGGAAGTTCTTGTAAGGGGAACTTCATTTTGCTCCCCTTGTATAATGAAATCACTGATAAAGTCAAAACTCTGAGTTACATTGAATGTTGGAGCCTCAAAGTGGTTACATATTAAGTACTTATAATATTTATACTCTAACACACATAACTTTATTAGCAATTAAACTGCATTTTATTAGTGAAAAGTGATTTATAGATAAAGTCTTTGGCAGTTTATtatttgtgttaaaataaacattttaaggaGATTTTAAATTGTTCTTTTTACCTGTAACTACTGCATCAGGTGGTTGATATAGCTTTACTTTAAGTAACGGCTTTTAAGCATCTCGACGTGAAATCTGATCCTCGCAAGAGATGCAAGAGATGCAAGAGATGCAAGAGATGTGTCAGTGTAAGAAAGTCTGGATTGTAAAGATTTGGAAAATCCGACCCTTACTAAGATACCTCCTAAACAGAAACCTGCTGCTCCTCAGACAAAGTGACAGCAACAGAGGTGGAAGAGGAGCAGGGTGTAGACTCTTCTGATTCGTTGGCAAGGATGAAGACGGAGCAGTCAGTTTGGTCAGTGGTGACAGAGGAGGTGGAGCTGTCAGAGCTCTCACTGTCGGACTGGGAGACGTGGCAGTACTCGCGGACAGGACAGGCACGCTCATTGTAGCTAGCCTTAAAACCTTCTTTAAGGCCTTTGGACATTCGCAGCCAATCCTttaaaaaagggagaaaaaaaaggattaatgACTTGCTTTTTAAGTCACTTCATATGAAAGTACATTACTGTTTCTCAGTATTCCACCAAATGGGACTTTCATCAGTTGAGTATGAGCATGGTGGATATTAATCTACAGTCCTACGCCTCAATAAGTTAAATGCTACTAACCTCGATGTCATCATGGAACAGGGATGGCTTTGGAACCACAGGGATGAAGATAATTCTGAGCCTGTAATGGGAGGTAGGCACATTTTCACTCTCAGATGATCATATCAGCAACAGCTCATCTATATTTGTTCCTTGCTCTTAACCTCACTTTTGGCATAAAACATATATCACTGACATCTTATGGTTATATGATGTCTTCAAGGTCTCCCTCTTTTTGgactgtggttaaaaaaaagacactattCCATGAATATAAAACAGTCCTCTTACATGTAAAGTGATTGAAACGGCATTAAAAAAGAGTGTTATTTTCATCACCACTTACATTTACTGCTGCtttaaataattaacatttttactgcatAGTACTAACAATTGATAACAATTTCATTAAGTGTtgatacaaacaaaatgaatgaaaacaagaggaaataaaTACACTTTGCTGATGCCCCTTGGCTACACTTTAACCCTGTAACTTTCACATGACATATGGGTCAACACACCTCTCATGGTGCAGCAACATCATGACCAGTAGGACGAGGGTGAGAGCAGCCGAAATTGACACCACTGTGGCCCACACAGACATTGTATTATTCGGTTGATTAGTTTCTGtttgggggagagagagagagatagagaaggggtggggggggggggcattgtGATTGATGATATATCATGTGTGCTTTGATGAAAAAGTCACCAAATTCACAGTAACATGAGGTTTGCTTAGTCAAATAACCCAAGCACAGATTGAAAGGGAAATATGTAAGGTTTTACTGCCCTATTGCCCAAACCGATcatcaaatactgtacatgggCTGGTTTTCAatgacatttttggctttgaAAGTTCATTTACCGCCCTGTATTATGtttggaaacaaacaaatagtGGTAGTTACTGTAAAACATTCTAGCTGATAATTACTGTAGTGTCATAGTACAACAACAAGTGGAAGTCACTTCACTCTGTCCGTACAGGCTATGTAAGTTATGTTGTGATAATTTCTTTGTGCAGTTTTACCCGTGCCATTGTTGGATCCCCACGTAACAGGCTCACTCCAGTCACTCCAGTATTGAGACTCTCCACAGTCGTTCCCTATTCTGCTTCTCACTTGCAGCTCATACACGGAACTACTAGATGGCATGTTGATGCAGTAATTCTGCTTCCCAATACTAACTTTAGAAGACTGTGacatgaagaagagaaaggagatGAGCAGGGAaggaaaggcaaaaaaaaaaaagataacgaattacagaatgaaaaaaagagggatGAAGACAATGATGAATCTATTTTCTGTTCCTTCAAGTTGCCCACCTGCCACTTCTTGTTGTTGGACCTGTAGCGAACCTCACTCTCCACACAGCGATGACAGGTCTGATTCCAGTAGTACCACAGGTTAGAGTCTGATACATTTTGGACAGTCAGGTTGGTTGGTGGATTTAACCTGACTGCAGATGACAAAGATAGAGAATATACAATGTGATGACATAGTGGTAAGATAGAAATGCCAGTTTTATTGTCTTATAGTCTGTTTTTATATGAGAATTCTAGCATTGTTTCCCTTTCCTAGaaaatatttatagatttaagTTACAGCTGCTGCACCAGTAGGTGTAAAAAGTCTCTCCCTTTCCAAATAAAATGGCATCTCTTTAATTAATTGCTTTACTATTTGGAATAATGTTTTGCTGCACTCCAGTAAATAAGCATACCTTTGCCTTTAAGTTCATGGTCCTTCTCAGTCTTGCTGTCGCCATGTTTAAGTACCGTGTGAAATGTATCGAACCTCTGCTCTTTCTTGTAGGGAAATTCACACCCGATGATTGTGTTGTTCACTGACAGATAGTTGCCGCAGTCACTGCCTTTGTCATTATGGAACCTGAATAAAAAACACCATTTAGTCACTGTAGATCCACACATAAAGCAAAGTATGCAGTCATATCAATTGTAAATATAGTAGTGGATCATTTAATAATCAGGTAATCTGCAGTGGGCATATTGGTTGGTGGGAGTTCTTAAATAGGTGATATCAAGGGCTACATGTAATATCAGATTAGGGACATATTCTGTTATAATAAGATATACTTTTCTACATGATGTCAAAAATCAGGGCCTTTGTTTATCAAATCTTCTTGTAATTAACTTCAGAGACCTCTGGAGCTCTCTAAATGTAGCGtttgattaatattttttattcttaagtTCGTGAGTGAGagtaaaaatgaatgatttttacTGTTATGTCACTTAATtccaaaatgttacatttagcGGTTTGATAAATTCAGATGACAAAATTTGTTCTATATTTCGAGGGGTTTTTTTGTACGTACTTGCCGTAGAAGGTGTAATTGACCTCTGGAGTCCCCTGCTTATTCCAGACACAGTGAACAGCTGCCAGATGCACCACTGTACAGTCCACATCTGTCAAGAGACCAACAGAATAGTTTtgtgaatagaaaataaaccaAAGATCTGCTCTTCAGTTCATTAACCATTTACTTTAGATAGGGTCGGCATGCTAGTCTTCCTGTAACATTAGGAttacacacatattcatgtAACAGACGAATAGcagttcactcacacacacacacacacacacacacacacacacacacacacacacacacacacacacacacacacacacacacacacacacacacaataaggaAATGGCAGGACAATTACGTCAAGGGGAATTTAGACTCAAAATGTCCATCAAGGAAGTAAGGCAGTACaagtaactttattttttaactaaatTTGATAATCCAAGTGACTAATTAGTTATTAATTAGGCTTAATCATATTTCTCTGTTGTTGTGCCGTTCCGCCCCTATCTAATCTCggttttatttttagaaaaatgaccaaaaatataGTTCAAATGACTcaaatatatattgtaaatgttgtttattataaattattcattaatatcatatatataaaaatgaatgtacaaATATTGACATCAAAAAGCCCAGAGTGAAACCATGTAATCAGACCTGCCCTTAAGCAAACTGAAGAACTGCTCAGACACATCTAagctaaaaacaaatattattcaTATGATAAGTTGCCTATAattcaatatttaattaaaaaaaactcaaatgttCTTACCTGGAGGTTCATTGGCAATCACAACTCCTGTCAGACATAGAAGCAGAAGCAATGTAGTTGTCATCGTGGCACACCAGCGCACGATGCTTTCAGCATTGGACCACGTCGACTTCTACATGTGAGTATCGTTGCGTTGTACATCTCATTTCTGCTTGAGTGACATTTTGTGGGTTTTGTTTCCTGTCAGCGGAAACTGTCGAGATAGTAGGCTCTAGATAAAAATGCCTATTATTGAAGCTTGTGCTGTGTGGCTGTGATGAAAAATAAGATGCAGACAATTtgtaaaacaatttttaaattgaataacAAGTCGCAGTTTGCACCTGAAGGATGTTCTTGATAAGGTGTCAGAGCTGTGACAACAATTATAATAATGGCAAATAATATCAGAGGTCTATTATAAATGACTATCTGATGAATATCAGACACTGATGAATATATTGGATTGACACATTTATGTTGTGCAAATTCAGTTTGAACAGCATTAAATaccaaataataaaacaacatttttagtTACAATGCAGTGTGGACATTCAAATCAAGTTATTTGTCCACTGACCAAAAGTATAAACAATCTTCCATCAACCAACCATCaactttttaacaaaaaagacaaagtacagAGAAAACCAAATCTGCATAATCCTTTCCAGATGTCTATGGTTGTTATCTGTCTTCCAGGTTTGATTTTCTGATGAAATGTGGATGCAATAGTTTGCTAACTACAAAGTCCAAGATGTCTGATCTTTCCACCAGcacatgaatgataaataatatgaaAGATGATTGAGATGTTACATGTTGACGACAACACAATAAGGGGCACCAGTTGCAATTCCTCCTGTAATGTTGATAATCTTGATAAAAGCATAAACCTGCCCCAAGAATGTATATGAACAAAAGCATCTCCACCAGAAGAACATCATTGTTCCTTCATCAACTGCTTTGCAAAATtggtgactttgtttttttttttttttcctattttgaATCTTATGTTATGTGTATGacagaatcaaatcaaatcaaaatgtgcaaaaagcTTTGAATCCCAGTTACATTGATAGTATATCTGTCATGTACACTTTTTAACAAGAGAAGTTCAGAGGTGAAAAGCAACCATATTTTGTGCATGACAGAAGGGACATGTGATGTCTGATATGTGTatcagtttttgtgtgtgctgcTCTAAAGTTGAGttttgtgggtttttgtttCCTGTAAGAGGAAACTCTCTCAAAAATAAAGATTAAGAAGATTGTGTGAAGGTATACTTACATCTGAAGTGGGACAGTTTATGTATACACtgttgtatgtttacatgtataacaacacacaaacaaatatttaaatcttCTAATTAAAGAATGACTACTCAACTACATATCTGGAAGAAACTAATCCTTCCAATATTTTTGTGAACAGTCTCACTTAACTTCTGAAGTAAAAATAGCTAATAAAGTGAACTAAAGCTCATAACTTAGCctcttattttgttgatttaacCTATTTATTGGTATATTTTGGATGTAGCCTGCCTTAAACTAGTAAATTATAGTGATTAAAAGTGTGTATTTAACTCAAATGGCATGCTTACAACATGTAagcaaaattaaacacaaaatggTGATCTCATTCTTTTCCTGCAAAATGCATGCAATGGAAGAGTTTTGTGAAATTTCGCTTGTAATGTACCGGAACACAACTGTGCCCTTTGTCACCAAATGTTACTCAATCTACACCTCTGTGaccatttttttcaacttgACTTTTGATCTCTGATGCTTTATCTGACATTTCAATTAGTCATTTCAAGTAAATTggactgggttttttttttttttttttgtagatttacGTAATTTAGAGGCACTCTTGCTTATCTGACTTTTACTGTCTCTGTGCAGCCTTGAACAGTCATCCAAATGTTTCAGCTAGTTGTGAAAAAGTGACATTgtcaaatgaaacatttaattgaatttaaaattatTCAGGAATATAGACATAGGTAAGGCCAgaaatcatattaaaaaaaatcaacatacatacatacatacatcaaaTATATCACAAATgagacaaataaaagcaaaagtcAAAGGGCAAAATAATCGAAATTCTTCTTATATACAATACACTAAAGGAAAGGGGTCATTGGTCCTGAAATGTGTATTGTAACTTTCCAACACAAGATATTCATGAACAAAACTCAAAATAAGTActgtcagagtctgctctccccctcacctgttgcCCCCGCCCCCCCTCTGCACATTGCTGCTTCCTCCGGAGCTCTGGACTAGAGACTGTTCTTGTGCAGTGTTGCGTCTTTCCCTCTTCGTCACCGATCTAGCCTGCCTAAGAACTGTTGGACTGTTGCCAGTGCTGTGGTTTGTCTGCCTTGGGAGTGGAAGATCGGGGTTCGAATCCAGGTGGAGCCATACTCATcagaactgtgtttctctgacCGTGCTACTATTGTCTTGACATTGTGCGGAATAAAGACTGTAAAATTTATACCGgtgtcatttgtgctgcaaTTGGGTCCATTCTATACCCGTTACAGAGTACCAAAAGTACTGAGCAGCTTTGCAACTCTTTTTAAGCTCTGCTGTGAATGtgattctgtgtgtgagtgaaggtgtatgtgagtgagaggttaaaataaaacagggagagaaaatataaatcatatatatTGTTCAGAAACTGTCCTATCTATGTGGGGAGAAAAGTCAATGTGCAGTAGTCgctgaaaaatatgtttaattgtaatctgagagaaacaagctctgtagtaaatgtttctgtgtgattacatctgtaaaaaaatgccttttattatattgaatttaatattattgtataATGAGAGAATGAGTATGCAATAAGCCAGCTCTCTTctgtaaaataattacattttgttgcAGATTTGACTTGCACAGGTACTTGTATGATGAATTATGGAAGCATATTTAACATGCAAGGACTACCGACTGGGGTCCCTGGgaaccatcatagcaaaatgttaacttatttcttctcaaaacatcagttatgcaattaattgtaaaaattaaaaacttttttcaagattatgattattttaggaaagttagttaatttgcatattgtgtaaaacataaatacatacttttctttaatacaaattgctACTTTTATTCcaagtacaatctttccacaaagccttcaaaatgattgacagaGTGCCCCTACCCCctgatagtgtgtgatactttaaattagggccaatggcaaacatgaactcaataaatagttccatctattaaaactgcataggcTGAATTGGGTGCTTTGGACTGGGGTCCCCCAGGACCCCAgtacattggtatttttaaaaaacactaacagaaacagaaaacaatgatatgaagtcatgAGGAACAAGTTGAtagacaaagtcatgaaaaattggaatgatagaataaagcacctgtgagatatgacaaaaagtatacCTCTGGGATCTGTAAATACCCCAATTCGTAGGATTAATGTTGATAAACAAGCTATGCACATGTGAAAAAGATTTTAGAAAAGAAAGCGgtccttttaaataaaattatgatTGGGACATGGTTCATTTAAAATTGTTATACACGCAATGCAAAAAATATCTTTCATCACTGCATTCAGAAGGATCCATAATGTACATTAAAGTTACCCAAGATCTATTGTAAATAATTTAAGcatatgcatattttaaaatgaattaccTGTTTCCATTATAATGAAGGCTAACTGTTGAATGGGGCTGTCCTATTGTAATCCTATTCCTTGTCATTATTATGCTACATATCCTATTTCTGtttattcctcttctgttgatattaatttgtttgttcTATTTTAAGATTTCTAAGTGTATTTCAGTGTCCAGTCTATGTTGTATAACGACAACAAAACCTACAAGCCCTCAGTCCCACCATGAGGGTCGCTGTTGGTGCCAGGTCaaccagttttattttgaagaaccGGAAGTTCCAGTGTTTTGatatttcccccccccccaccccacccgcATTCcgcgaagacccgccctactctgcctctgattggctagtactcgaTACCTTCATTGGCTagattggttaggtttaggcacgaGAAGTCAGATGGTTGGGTTAAAGTAAGAATATGAAGGTCAGAGCCAATCAAAGGCAGCGTAGGGGCGGGTCTTCGCAGAATGCGGATGGGGGAACAAAAACAACGCGTTTTGATAACGGCTGCGGAAGGAGCTGTCAGTTGCTCTCGTCTCGCCGATTTCTCGTCCAAGCAGTACTTTCCCAACACAACCGACACTACTCAAACGACAAATGTAACACAGAAAGCCACAATGGGATTCTCACTTACACGCTTTCTTGGTGTTAAACCGTCGAAAGCGCTCCTGTCGCTACCTTTTCTGTTGACATTCCTGCTCGTCGGGAGCCAAGGCGAGAGCAGTGCAATGGACAACGTCGCAACTGAGAGGATGGCTGAGGAAAGCCACAGACAGGACAGTGCCAATCTACTCATATTCATAATGCTCTTAACACTCACCATTTTAACTATATGGCTGTTCAAACACCGGCGGTTCAGGTTCCTGCACGAAACAGGACTTGCCATGATCTATGGTAAGATctctaacgttagctaacgCGAATGTCAATCAATTAACTTAACTTAGCGTTAATGCTAGCTGGCTATGGTGCCTTTAGCTCTTCAAACTGGACCAGTAAGC includes the following:
- the LOC122995994 gene encoding cytokine receptor common subunit gamma-like, with protein sequence MTTTLLLLLCLTGVVIANEPPDVDCTVVHLAAVHCVWNKQGTPEVNYTFYGKFHNDKGSDCGNYLSVNNTIIGCEFPYKKEQRFDTFHTVLKHGDSKTEKDHELKGKVRLNPPTNLTVQNVSDSNLWYYWNQTCHRCVESEVRYRSNNKKWQSSKVSIGKQNYCINMPSSSSVYELQVRSRIGNDCGESQYWSDWSEPVTWGSNNGTETNQPNNTMSVWATVVSISAALTLVLLVMMLLHHERLRIIFIPVVPKPSLFHDDIEDWLRMSKGLKEGFKASYNERACPVREYCHVSQSDSESSDSSTSSVTTDQTDCSVFILANESEESTPCSSSTSVAVTLSEEQQVSV